A region of the Pungitius pungitius chromosome 8, fPunPun2.1, whole genome shotgun sequence genome:
TAAATTCCTAAAACACAGGAACAACAGGAAAAATCCTCTTTTGAACTTTAATATGCAGGATTGTGTCTCCAGAttgcacaaacaaagacacagcgGCGTTGAAGAGAAATCCCTCTTTATGGTACATgtaagacacagacacactctctctttcgctctctctctctcatgcattTCATATTGTACATGTGCGTTTACGTAACACCAAGTCCTTGAACCgtacacacattttaattacagTTGACTGTAGTGTGTGGTGGAGATGACTGGTGCACCGGCCTTCAGACctcaaaaaagcattttcataaaTCAATTTATAATATTATCATGGAGGGAAGTGTTGTACAAAAGGGCGACTGAAGGTTTcagacaacagcagcagccttgTTCTCCTTGTACGTGGCCATCATCTTCTTGATCTCAGCGATCGCTTTCCCTGGGTTCAGGCCCTAAGAGGAGTAGCAGACAGACGAGGGGTTAGTTGTTGGACTCTCACAAACAGGACGAGATGTCACAAGATGCGCACGAGCCGCGGCGTGCACAtggctgctgcaggtgtgtGGCGGCGGGTTACCTTGGGACAGGTCTTGGTGCAGTTCATGATGGTGTGGCAGCGGTAAAGGGAGAAAGGATCCTGCAGCTTGGACAGGCGTTCCTCTGTGAATTCGTCTCGTGAGTCGATCATCCAACGATATGCCTGTGGGACGACAGGATGTGACCCATAAAGGCTTCATCTGTGGGGCTTGTTTCTTCATGCGGACTTCTTAAATGTTGATGcgctcagacacacacctgcatcaGCACAGCAGGCCCGAGGTATTTGTCTCCATTCCACCAGTAGCTGGGACAGCTCGTACTGCAGCAGGCGCACAGGATACATTCGTACAGACCGTCCTACGCAGGAGGAAAACCAGGGAGCGTGATTTATTCTCATTTTTAACAGCACTTGAAAACGTTGTCGCCCATGTAAAAACAGTGCTGTACCAGTTTCTGTCTGTCCTCCACACTCTGCAGGTACTGCTCCTTCCCTTCCTTAGAgtcatccttcttcttcaggtaGGGCTCAATAGACTTATACTGTGCATAGAAGTTACTCATGTCCTGTAAACAATTACAAGGAATCAGTGAGGATTCAAATTTCACAATAAGCTGTTGGAGTAGAATCTGCTATCAGCGAGCGCTGGTCCAACATTTCATGGCGTGGTGGATATTTACTCACGGGTACCAGGTCCTTGACCACATACATGTGTGGTAGAGGGTAAATCTTAGTTGGCTTGCCAACGTTGGTGTCAATCTTGTCGAGGCATGCAAGTGTGTTCCCTCCATTAATGTTCATTGCACAGGAGCCACAAATACCTGcgttaaaaagaagaagtagtATTGCCTTTCATTGTGGTTTGTGTGACTAGTAAATCGTTGATGATAACGACAAAGTGTGTCCTGACATTTCTGGGGAGGAAAAAGTAATGCACATAGTAATTCtttggtggaaaaaaagagacagttgTACTGCGTTATCTTTCAAATAGTTGCATGAACAATTAATCACttgagtagaaaaaaaacataaaacctcCAGAGAAAACTTGGTACATTGCCTTAAAATGAACAGGCCTTAATGTTTCTAAACGACTACAAAACCCTTACTATAAGCAGGCAGCACTAAAATGACAAGTTGATTCTATTCCCTTCATGAACTAGCACTTCTAATAATACAAACTTATTCATTACCAAATGTATTTACCATTTTATCTAAAGGCGCATTTGTAAAGCTCAGACACGCGTTACTGACCTTCTCTGCAGGAGCGGCGGAAGGTCAGAGTGGGGTCCATCTCATTTTTTATCTTGATCAGGGCATCAAGAACCATTGGGCCACAGCTAcatagagaaaaacaaaagtgattGACTCCGAAAAGTGACTGCTGCTCTTTTATATGGAGAGTATTTTTCAGCTTTGTATTGACAGCTAGTGAGAATACACATAAGCTGATTAAGAAGAGAACTGGAAATATGCCAGGCTGTCAGTCACCTGAGCTAAATCCAACTCAAGGCTGTCATCAGTTTGGTGATCATGTCCTTGGTTTACATGTGACAGGGTACCACTTTGAATTTCACTAAAAGTGAATCAGGTGATgaaagcaatatttaaaaaggGCACATGTTCTGTAATATACGTCGAGAGTGATAATCAGAGTCCTCTTCACCACACCCCTCACTAATAAAAAGTTATACaatctaaaaatacaaatctaTACACAAAGGTAacagatacccccccccccgtttatgACTGTATGCCAGGTGTCAATTCATTTAAAACTCAACTTCTTCAGTCAAAATGGCGATAAAACAATAATACACCAAGGTGgaatagaaaaacaaagaattcaGCTCCACGTCTCCGATTAGCACATCACAGAGCAGGACACCGTGTGTCGGGGGGAATAGTGGGATTCCTACGCGTTCAGGTCGATGTCATAGGTCTGCATGCGGGGTTTGTCTCCTGGAGTGTCCGGGTCCCATCTGTAGATCTGGAACTTCTTCACTCTCGCTTCAGCTGCTGGTGCCGCTGCTGTTTGAGCGAAGCGGACCGCCT
Encoded here:
- the sdhb gene encoding succinate dehydrogenase [ubiquinone] iron-sulfur subunit, mitochondrial; the protein is MSVLGLTSLSRCGVMAFRSPAGLVAVRFAQTAAAPAAEARVKKFQIYRWDPDTPGDKPRMQTYDIDLNACGPMVLDALIKIKNEMDPTLTFRRSCREGICGSCAMNINGGNTLACLDKIDTNVGKPTKIYPLPHMYVVKDLVPDMSNFYAQYKSIEPYLKKKDDSKEGKEQYLQSVEDRQKLDGLYECILCACCSTSCPSYWWNGDKYLGPAVLMQAYRWMIDSRDEFTEERLSKLQDPFSLYRCHTIMNCTKTCPKGLNPGKAIAEIKKMMATYKENKAAAVV